From Cryptococcus neoformans var. grubii H99 chromosome 6, complete sequence:
TTACGCGCCAACATGTGGAAAAAAAACGGCTCGGCTCTCCGACTACAGCATCACCATTACTGCGACGTCTCTGTCCGCGAATCTACCATCGACCAAgaattcttccttctccaattCGGGCTCTGCATCCTTGAGCCATTCACATTTATAGTCGCTCTAATTGATCGTTTCGGCCTGACGAAAATGTTCCAAGGGAATGTCGAGAAAGCGCTCCTCTGGTACGGCGAAGACCCAGACCCGAAACAAATAATCAACCTCATGGAGGACTTGCTGCTTTTGATTATTCATCTTGTGTCTTATCCGGCCATCATCAACGGATGGGATAGGAAAACCATAACAAGAAAATTGATCATCCACCTCCTGGCAGTACAGCCCATGACTTACTCGGAACTATTCAAGAAGCTCCCTGAACGGTCTCAAGAGATCAGTTGTATTCCTATTCTGGCTGAAGTCGCAAACTTCCGGCAGCCTACGGAGACTACATCTGGGCAGTACAGCTTGAAAGATGAGATCTACAACGAGGTGGACGTACATTGGAGGTACTATACAAGGAATGATCAGCGATCAGTCATGGACAAGCTCATAGCTCGGGCGAAGAAAAGCAAACCTTCAAATGAAGAACCCCTAATCCTTCCCCGCCCGTTGGAACTCCCGTCAACTGACAGTCCTTTCTCAGGAGTTGGTGATTTCCTGCATACTCATGTGGTGGCAGATCTTGTGCACTGGGCTCTTGCGCATTGTATGCACATTGCCACACCAGAAAAGTGGGCTGAAATAGTCCAACAAGCCTATCCACAAGAATATAGTAATACTCCTCTCATTCCCTCATGGGACTTTGTCCTCGATTACACCCTCCATCTCGCCATGATCGCTCTCGGAGTCGCACCTCAAGAGTTTGCACAACAATCTGTCTTCTTGAAAGGCGTGGAGGGCTCAAACAGCACGTTCCAGAATTTGTGGGTCATGCAATCCGACCCTGCTTTCAAAGCTTTCAAGCCTCGCGTGGACTATGTACTTGACACCATTGTCGCCAATTTGCCTCCGCATTACACTGCCGACTACCGAGCACACAAGGAAAGCGAAAACATGCTATCCCTTTCCAGTCCCGCCAAGCCCGATCCTAAGGCTGCAGCCGCTGCTAGGCAAAAAGCCATCATGGCCGAATTCGcgaagcagcagcaggaCTTTGTGGCAATGATGGAAGATatggatgacgaggatgaggacatTCTGGTGGATGAGCAaaagggggaagaagagtcaTACGGGAACTGTATCGTCTGCCAGGAAGAGGTCACAGCTAAAAACCCTGGTGGGATGTTGACGCTCCTCCAACCAAGTCGGCAATTGCGTGATGTGGTGAACACACGAGATTGGTTTGAAGAATCTCTGCTTGCCCCAACAAGTATGGATAGGCCCGGAAGATACCAGAGGTATTCCTATGACCCTAAACATCCCGAACCCGTTGGCACACAGGGATACCCGTGCACTAATCTCAGATTTGGTATCCATATGTCAGCATGTGGCCATTACATGCACGATACGTGTATGAACAGCCATTTTGAAACTACCAAGATTAGACACACTCAGCAGGTTCAGCGGCATCACCCCGAAAATGCTGTGCGGCTCGAGTATATGTGTCCACTGTGTAAATCTTTGGGCAATGTGCTCATTCCTGTGGAACCGTCCCATATCGCCAAGAAACCTGCTGTATCAGCgaaaaaggatgaggataaGCTCCCGAGTCTATCGGTGATGATTAGGAGAGTGTCAAGCGAAGGGTTACTGAGGGTGGCCGATAGTCAGCGGATTTGGGAACACCATGTCGAGACGGGGGAAGTCGTGCCATGGTTCTCCGACTGCGTATTCTCGTTACACTCTCTGGACCATAATCATCGAAGAGGCGCCATGCGGGTCATTTCAAAGATGGCTGATAGAATGGGTGGTCTGGTACGGCCCTTGTCGGAGCAAAGTCAGAGGataagagggaagaaaacCCATATGTACCTGCCAGACGATATGGTGGCGTACACGGTATCCATGGCAGAGATCACTCAGCGAGGACTGAAGATAAACTCCGCAGAAGCGCTAACGGTGGCCGAGCAAATTAATGAGACTTCGCTCAAGTTGATTGGCAAGCTCATCGGGTTACTGCAGCTGGAGCTGGATTTGTACTTTGGACCGACGTTTGACAGGACATCTTTAAGAGTGGGTATCTTTGCACGCTTTTTGCCAGACTGGTATAGATCCAGTACACTCCCCTCGCCACTTCTCATTCGACAACCTCTAGGGATGGTCATTGAATGCGCAGCTATCGCCCCAGACTTGCTGCAGGCAGTCATCGTGATGGCTTACTATGCCGAGCTTACTAGATGCATGCTtgccctttctctctccgtCAAGAGATGTCTCAGTCCTCGAACGCGACCTTCCCCCCGTACTCAGCCTCCTGAGGATCCCAGCCTCACTGATGCTCTTACTGTCTTCTCTGGCTTCAGGCCGGTAATGCAATCCATCCTTCGTCATGCCGGACCATTTGCCGATACCGATAGcgttcttgctcttctcaCCGACGATATGCTCTCAAAGCTCCTTTACTCCTATACACTCCCTTTCCTACGTCGATGCGCCATTATCTACTACTCTGTGACGGGGACATACCCCATCACTCAGCCATCTGCCTTATCCACCTTTGCCCCGGCCACAAGCGAGTACAATCGTCTCCTTACTATCCTTGGCATTCCTCGACCGACCGAGACCCTTGCCAACTCATCCTCTACAGAAACGCCTATTGTTGCACGATGGATCACCCAGTGGGCTCTCCATGGACGTGTCATGCCAGCCTTGGAATTCCCTGGCACTTATGAGTTGGCGAGACTACCAGAAAAATGGGAGGAGCTGGTACTGGCATATAGTGACCGAAAATGCGGAAAATGCAAGACCAAACCATCATACCCAGCGATCTGTCTCTTCTGTGGCATAATGGTTTGTTTGGCGGGAGATTGTTGCGCAGAGGGTGAGCAGGGCGAGTGTAATTTGCATATGAGAGAGTGGGTGATCTGGAAATTTAATGTCATGACACTTGAGCTGACCTTAAATAGATGCGGAGCTGTGGTGGGCATGTTCGCCGATATCAAACGATGGAACTTGTTGTATCTTTATGCGGGGTCAGGCAGCTTTGGGCCAATGCCGTATTTAGATACTCACGGGGAACTTGACATCTCTATGAGGTGGGTAGAAGAAATCTTTGAAAGCACTTTTACTGATCATTCATCCATAGACGAGCTCACAGACAGATCATGCACATTGGGCGTATGGACGAACTGAGAAGGGGAACGTGGTTAATGCACAACATTCCACACATCACCGCGCGAAGATTAGAGCTGACAATAGATCACGGAGGTTGGGGCTGCCTGTAAAACGTTACTAGCGATTGAAATACATTGAAAGGATATAGGGAGCCTATAGACGGaggcgagagaaggaagaagatcggTGGACAATTTTGTGACTTGTATTTCTTGTAGCATTCAATATTTAACAATGGTG
This genomic window contains:
- a CDS encoding ubiquitin-protein ligase — translated: MPLNPFSRSANNPSRNERRDPHRGLSDLLNSAHLQHGARWSNNVKASILRQLWQTVWQDPQWIQYFVPEGTQVPAYDNLWEWLVDTPDGPSKPWTLSDKQAQIEELRESEGKKPNWNPRKGQICGKVMQRHDRTYTCKTCAITPSVSLCVDCFRASDHEGHEVLFGQSFSFSASCDCGDPTAWKDDSHFGCTHHPRLPPGSPPPSFPDKSDVPDSLVISLQKTIAMCIEFIIHTIEHSHLPSEYGLLPKTETEMHSSDGPTGEPKDKRGAGPWAVVLWQDDRHVLKELARQVRDGLGVKWEVAEQWVREAITVGRKIILVSPNPVIAFHAANMLQQIDAPVTLRPAADVFREEIVATLMDWLYDIQGSLIGGDDRLPRRLIFNALFEKRMLPPGGHGTPLANDLSDLANGKMLGATQVVKRMDWLLQLDSRLWKKAKWQLRQIYCSVVLSDVEARKAFASSFASNYPRLAEHFLFQDREFDANIIFSSAYLVFTNGPATAHASAHANLLTNVVQVAHAWYTGQVVTNEGCDRLVIPPVAFDPNDSTSQGRLDLDAHAFSGKKGLAILGHLRSMFRHEGMKKLVVKQNQLFGRVLGFINMFVGIQPQRRERGGHIEYEVEWLKSFTVLGDLARICRDLGEVFSVASADALLQNMSLVANRIFCDMFLISNTLDKDRYTPLAEYTVNDILVLGTSVTVIKQDVISIEAFSFHHYLNLLFAGMLKCMRTVIPWEKGKVNGMDFKRIVEKFVLGGNDEQAMERMKLMLIEWPLQKHVVFAQLRANMWKKNGSALRLQHHHYCDVSVRESTIDQEFFLLQFGLCILEPFTFIVALIDRFGLTKMFQGNVEKALLWYGEDPDPKQIINLMEDLLLLIIHLVSYPAIINGWDRKTITRKLIIHLLAVQPMTYSELFKKLPERSQEISCIPILAEVANFRQPTETTSGQYSLKDEIYNEVDVHWRYYTRNDQRSVMDKLIARAKKSKPSNEEPLILPRPLELPSTDSPFSGVGDFLHTHVVADLVHWALAHCMHIATPEKWAEIVQQAYPQEYSNTPLIPSWDFVLDYTLHLAMIALGVAPQEFAQQSVFLKGVEGSNSTFQNLWVMQSDPAFKAFKPRVDYVLDTIVANLPPHYTADYRAHKESENMLSLSSPAKPDPKAAAAARQKAIMAEFAKQQQDFVAMMEDMDDEDEDILVDEQKGEEESYGNCIVCQEEVTAKNPGGMLTLLQPSRQLRDVVNTRDWFEESLLAPTSMDRPGRYQRYSYDPKHPEPVGTQGYPCTNLRFGIHMSACGHYMHDTCMNSHFETTKIRHTQQVQRHHPENAVRLEYMCPLCKSLGNVLIPVEPSHIAKKPAVSAKKDEDKLPSLSVMIRRVSSEGLLRVADSQRIWEHHVETGEVVPWFSDCVFSLHSLDHNHRRGAMRVISKMADRMGGLVRPLSEQSQRIRGKKTHMYLPDDMVAYTVSMAEITQRGLKINSAEALTVAEQINETSLKLIGKLIGLLQLELDLYFGPTFDRTSLRVGIFARFLPDWYRSSTLPSPLLIRQPLGMVIECAAIAPDLLQAVIVMAYYAELTRCMLALSLSVKRCLSPRTRPSPRTQPPEDPSLTDALTVFSGFRPVMQSILRHAGPFADTDSVLALLTDDMLSKLLYSYTLPFLRRCAIIYYSVTGTYPITQPSALSTFAPATSEYNRLLTILGIPRPTETLANSSSTETPIVARWITQWALHGRVMPALEFPGTYELARLPEKWEELVLAYSDRKCGKCKTKPSYPAICLFCGIMVCLAGDCCAEGEQGECNLHMRECGAVVGMFADIKRWNLLYLYAGSGSFGPMPYLDTHGELDISMRRAHRQIMHIGRMDELRRGTWLMHNIPHITARRLELTIDHGGWGCL